In Salvia miltiorrhiza cultivar Shanhuang (shh) chromosome 4, IMPLAD_Smil_shh, whole genome shotgun sequence, the DNA window ACTTTCAAGTAGCCACTAATCATAGTGTTCCAAGAGACCAAATTCTTCATCTCCGACGGCATTCTATCAAACAGTTGTCTCGCTGAACTCACCATCCCGCGCTTCACATATCCATCAATCATCAAATTGTACGAAAAGGAATCCTTTTTACCCATCCTGTCGAAAACCTGCCGCCCAAATTGAACGAACCCGCATTTCACGTAAAAGCAAATCAAGGAATTCTGCAGGAATAAATCCGACCCGAACCCGAGTTTCAACATCAAGCCGTGAACCTGGATTCCTCTGCTCAGTAAACCCAACCTCGAACAAGATTTCAGCACCAACGAGAAGGAATACTCATCTAGTAGTATATCTCTCACAAGCATTAACACAAACAGTTGGAATGCCTTGTTCGGCTCATCTCCGTGCGAGAACGACTTCATGATTGCGTTCCATAGAAATGGGTCTCTATAATTGAAATCGAAGAAGAGATATCTCGCGAAATCGACATTCGGTTTGTGTCGAGAAAAGGCGAGCTTGAGAATGGTCTTTGAGGTGAATGAAGGGTTGTGGATATGGCCTGTGGTGATCAAATTTGCATGGATTTGATTTATCTCCATCTGGGTTTTACATTTTGAAGCAATGTCCAACGCGGGAAGAGGGTAACTCCATGGCTGAACTGAAGTTGCAGAGAGCAGCATTGGTTAGAAGCTTAGACCGTATCTTGATTGAAttcttgatattttttttttcaggcaaTTTTGTTGTCGGATTCGAATGAATCGGGCTCTAATATTTATTGGGCTCAATCTATGGCCCGTTTCTTTTAAATGGGATGGCCCGTTTTATTTTAGTTACTAAACTCCAATTTTGAATACCAATtctctaaaataataattctacatgtcccaaataaaaataattctacACATTATTTGAAGCCAAAGTAGTTACAAGAAGTTCTTTTAGGACTTGTGTTGAGTCTGTTGACTGATTTAGGAATTAAGAAAATTATGCGCatgaataataattaatataaaccATAATCATGTCATTGAGAAAAGAGAGTGAGCTTTTGAATCAACGGGAGGCATTCCAATTCCTCCtatattaaaattacaaatatttttaatggtGTTTATAGAAATTCACCTTGTAAATAATCATGTAGTTGCAACCTCAGTTCCTtttgtattaaaataaaaaatatttttaatggtGTTTATAGAAATTCACCTTGTAAATAATCATGTAGTTACAAACTGATGGAAAAATAATCTAATCATAACTGTTCAAGCTTGCTTGCTTTCTTTGATTCCGTAAGTTAGGTTACAAAGATGTTCGTGTAGTTGCTCGAAATTGAATTGTCTCGAAATTATCTAAAATTGAATTGATTCgaaatttttcaaaattatttttgtcaCGGGGATAGACCAAGACTCACAAGTCACGATCAATCCTACGTGACATTATCTCAAGATTAAGTATCGAATCGTATTTATCCAATTGAACATAACATTATATTACAAGATTAATCTTATTTAATCCTACGAACCGAACACCCTGTATATACACATGTAATACATAATGATAAAATGGTTCTAATAAGGGCACAAGTAGAAGGACTACAGCCAATACAtgaatactccatccgtccccaaaataagttcctctttggggacgacacgagttttaaggaaaaatggtaaagtgtattgatagtggagaaaaatatgttataattagtattgagagtggtgaaaatgtgaaaaaatgttataattagtattgagagtggtgaaaaagtaaaaagtaagaataaataaagtattattagtggtggggtagttgtccaaaaatggaaagaaagaaagaggaacttatttgggggacgtcccaaaaaggaaaaagaggaacttatttcagggacggatgaagtatttatttatttatttactttcgaattttccagtttatttatttattttctgaattttaagtttatttatttatttactttctgcatttccagtttattttatttatttattttcaaattttcagtttatttatttccagtttatttatttattttctgaatttttcggtttatttatttatttatttattttcgaattttcagtttatttattttccagtttatttatttccagtttatttatttatttattttctgaatttccagtttatttatttatttattttcaaattttcagtttatttatttccagtttatttatttattttctgaattttcagtttatttattttccagtttatttatttattttctgaatttttagtttatttatttattttctgaatttttagtttatttaattaaagtgaaaaaaaataaaaataaatagcttatcaaaaaaaaaaactttaagtcaaggcattaaaataatgtcaaatagctagtgaaagattagtaaaagtaatcacaatacattaacactacccttttagtcttttacaccacctttttaaGCTTTCTTGggaagttgattggtggacggagggagtaattagtattgggagtggtgaaaaagtgaaaagtaagaataaaaaaagtattattagtggtggggtagttgtccaaaaatggaaagaaagaaagatgaacttatttggggatatctcaaaaaggaaaaagatgaacttatttcagggacagagggagtaattaatagaAGGAGGTTTTGTATCATTCAACAACTTCAAAGAGTAGCAAAACATACAGTTAATATACTGCTGATACATCATGCATCTCCATTCTCCACATTATATACTTTCTCTGTCTAGTTGACCATgacataaaatttaataaaaagttatttgaagTATTGAAAATGAAGAAAGAGTCCCATATTGATGATATTGTTAAGTAGATTGCGGGTAATAATATTTCCTTTCGTCCAAATAGTAATATCCTACTTTTCTTTTTAGGCCGTCCCAATAATAATATCTCATTTCATTTTCGACAAtatatttccattttttttggCGTAccgacccaaaaaagaaaagaaagagaaactaAAGAAGACCAATTTGTTTGCAAGATTTGATGGCCCCATCGTACATTTCTTGCAATCCATTTTCAAAGTTGAACCCACTTTCCACAAGCTTCCGGCTTGACAAGCTGGGGATTGTAACACGTTTCAGATCCGCAAACTCACTGCATCAACTCAACACAcacacgtatatatatataattaattaattaatcacatTTTAATAATCTACAAATAGAGAAACTATACACAACTTACTCTGTGGATGGTAGCTTATATTCAGGATATTTAGCTGACAGAAATTCATGCAATTTTTCAATCGTAATTTCAACATTCGAAATAATGTATCTCCCTTTTGCTTCAGGATTCTCAAACAGGTGAATATGGGCTCTTACGACGTCGTCCACATGAACCACACTAGTCCTCCCCAGCTGATGGTAACATTCCTTCTTCCCTGCAAACGTTTTCACATTTTTCCttaaggctgcgtttactttgatggataaatttatccatgaaaaatgatagataacacaaatttatgcatttaaatgtctccttcattttccaacatttgacacaaaaagagatgttcaccattttttcttccttattttcacttgaatgatggataatattatcacaccaaaatatcattcaagtgaaaataaggaagaaaaaatggtgaacatctctttttgtgtcaaatattagaaaagaaggagacatttaaatgcataaatttgtgttatccatcattttccatgaataaatttatccatcaaagtaaacgcaaccTAACTGTATaccataatttttatttttattttgcaaataTTAGGATTTTAAAAGAACAAATAAAAGTTCGGTAACCTAATAAATTATGTGTGTGACAGATACCATATGAATGAAATTGAAACATATCAAGgctggataaatttatctatgaAAAAAGATTGATAACAAATTAAGGATGataaaataaggaagaaaaaatatttttgtgtaaaatattGGGAAAGAAGGTAGATATTTAAacgcataaatttttgttatccatcatttttcataGATAAATTTGTAAACGCAGACGCAGTGAAATTGAAATGATGTGATAAGATAGGGAGGGATACCTAAAATGAATGACATAAATATGGAGACAGAGTCAGGCAAGTAAGGGCAAATGAAAGGGCCATGAATCCACGTGGGAAGCACAGCCACAACATCCAAACCATGCTTCTCACCAAAATCCAACACACTCTTCTCCGCCAAGGTTTTTGTGACCATGTAAGGTCCCCCAAATATCCCCAAACTTCTCACAAATTCCACATCAGTCCACGAGCTCTCGTCGATGACGTCGACGCCGCCGGTCTCCTCGTTGATGACGATGGCGGCGGAGGTGCTCGAGCAGTAAACGACGCGTTTGACGGTCTTGGCGTCGAGGCACGCCTGCAGAATGCCGACGGCTCCGTTCACCACTCTCTCGATCTTCACCTGCTCCGCCTCCCTCTCCTCGAAGTCGAGGGGGTGCGCCACGTGGAACACGCCGACGCAGCCCTCGATCGCCGCCGCGAAGCTCGCCGGCCGGTCGAGGTCCGCTTCGAAAACCGCTAGCCTTTCCGATGCGCCTTCCAGATTTCTCAAGGAACTAATGTCCCTTTCTTTCTCTGCCATATCAAGGATGCGATTTTGAAGATAAACGAATTAAATACTAGTAATATTTTTGTATTCATCGATAAAATTGCATTCATCTCTGGATATCATTAATGTAGAGACCACGGAGCGCAACTCAGTTAGTAAAATAATTCTTCTGAAGAGTTCGAGTTACCTAACTATAagggtgtgtttgttttttatccctctaaacggagggataacaaaaatttatgcctttaaatgtttgctttcttatctcacattttacacaaacaccattttttcttccttattttcacttcaaggaggcataatattatctctccaacatttaaagacataaatttttgttatccctccgtttagagggataaaaagcaaacacaccctaagtAAATGtagtggtgtgtgtgtgtgaattgtaagtgaaagaagaagagaagaaaagtGATGTAATGAAGGAATGAACCTGGATGCATTCTGATAGTTGTGTTGACAGAATAGCCATGTTGGAGAAGCCTTTTCACCATCCATGATCCCACAAAACCACTTCCACCAGTCACACATACTCTGCCTTTGTTGTTTTCGtctcccatctctctctctctctctctttaaaaTAATGGACTAAGAGATCTAGCAGATGTATATATTCTACGTTGAGTTAGGGGTGGGTAGACACTGTTAAATTCGTTATACCTTATTTCTTTAAGATTTGTGGGATCTCTTCTTCATAtattaaatacataattaatttttattaaaatttgtatcgtcTTCCCTTAAAAAGACgatacaaatttaaataaataaattacaaaaataatatatatatatatatatatatatatatatatatatatatacttttttcatCTACCGCCTAAGAGCACTCACAACGCCTACACGATAGCCCCTACACGATAGCACTATCGTGTAAGTgtgctatcgtgtaagcgttGCGGGAGCaccttacacgagggctacacgttctatcgtgtagcccattTTCTCTATAGTGTAAGGCGCGTGTGATGCACGcgcctatttaaaaaaaaaattcgaatttatgtaatttaaattatgtttttaattttttttaatgtaacttttaggttttttattttaatgaaattttaattattagtcaaatgtgttatttaaatttgagcaattaaatttaagtaaaaagcataaaaatcaaaactaattctatcatgtaagctatcatgtaaccccactgcaacatctttacaccatgtggtccccccatcataaagtaggctatcatgtaagctatcatgtaaccccattgcggatgctctaactCCATCAATTCTTTCCATTATTATTTTACACCCACTGCCAAACTCCATCAATTCTTtcctttcttatttttcacCCATTTTCCAAACTCCATCAATTCTTTCCATTCTTAGGCCTCGTTTGATATCtaaattgaaataaagtgaGATAGGTAAAacttagataaaataatatgaattgagtgagattattattatttatatgtgTTTGGTAAGTaagatataattttaaaatagataATATTTGTGTTTGATAAACAATATATAACTCTAgattaaattagtaaattacATTTTTAacctcaaattaattaattaaaaaaaagtaaagtgTTGCCCAACAATTAAACACGTTCCCACCCCACCATGTGTCCTTCAACATCAAACAAGTGGCCCCCCATCCCCACAAGAAAAAACCAACACAGTCCCAACCCTCTTCCCTTTCCTTCCTCTACCTGGCATTCCCCCCCTTCCCCACAGCGTTTAAGCCCTTCAACCCCACCATGTGTCCTTCAACATCAAACGCGTGGCCCCCCATCCCCACAAGAAAAAACCAACACAGTCACAACCCTCTTCCCTTTCCTTCCTCTACCTGGCATTCCCCTCGCCCCCCTCCCCCACAGCGTTTAAGCCCTTCCCTCACCGCCGTCCTGTCCTCCCCCCACCAACCGCCACCACCGCCCAAGAATTATTTCTTGCATAGAGCACTAAATTGTCATTCATTAAAGTTTGGCAAATttcctcttaaaaaaaatattacgtAAATTCCTAAACCCTTGAATTTGGTCCCCTCGGGTACGGTGTGCGGGCGAGCTCGCCGGAAAACACCAGTCCGACCCTTTTGCTAGAGATCCTCATTGCCTTGCTCGAGATCCCAATGTCGGGATAGACCTGTTTCAGATCTTGAAATACTGTCGATTTTGTATGTCTCCAGGTTCTTCCTCgcctcctccttcttcttcttcttgtctCCGCTGGCGGCGATGTCCTTCAGCATCTTCTTGCCGGCCTTCGGCCTCTTGCCACAGTTGTCTTTTCGGCCACCGTGGACTTCTTGCTGAATCCGTCCACAATTCATATTTATTCTATTTCATATATGTCTGAGGATCAGATGATAAATttgtctttttatttttaatcaatgGTATTGTTCAAAGTCAGAAAAGGTAATTGGGGGTGAGGGTGGGATGTATTTTCTTGAAGCAACAGTGAAATAGCGTTGGGCCAGTGAAATATGACGGGCCGAATAGATGAAATATATTGCTTATCAAACGGCTGAAAATGCCATGATAAATACGCAATCAGCCCATAACTACActatcaaacacgcccttatTTTTCACCCACGGCCAAACTCCATCAATCCTTTCcattcttattcttatttttcacccACTGCCAAACTCCATCAATTCTTCAAATTCTGAATAAACAAGAATCGATTCTTTGCCCTTTGTGTCTTACAAAATCAATTCTTATTCTTTGCAGAACTCCACTCAACATCTACACAATCAATTCTTACGTCTTACAAAATCAACTCATGCAGATTTCATCATACTCAAAATCGTTCTCAACATAATTATTTGCTTGCAGGTAGATTAGCATAACCTAAATAAGAATCAAATATTATGCAAGTGTTGCTTCCTTCAAGCTTGATCTGACGCACTATGTTAAGACAACACACTAGTGCACACAGAGCAATAAAGCAGCGGAAATAAAAGAACACATGAAGTGGAACaatttcttcaagttataaaataatttgaagaaGCCTTATAGCAAAATGATTAAACAAAGAGTGAACACTCATATGTTCAAACCTTTATAATGACTAAGGTTTGAACACCCGACACCCTTACAAGAAAACTAGATTCAAGAGCTAGGCTCCGAAATCTGACGAAATCAATGAATGCTATAAACGATGTTATCCTAACACTCTAAACAGCATTCGTACACAGATCACTCAAATGACTCGATTTTGATCTTTAAACTTCGTGATTTGAACTGAGGCTCTTCCTCAGCTTATATAGGATCTTCCAGCTTGCTCCCCAAGCTTCCAAGTAGTGGGTTGAGTAGTGGATGAAGAGGTGGCCGTTGTGGTTTGTTGGAGACAATCCACTTAGTCCACACTTCCTTGATTCTAGCAACTACTTAACAACCTCCCTTGTCTCTCTCCCCCTTATCCTTTTAGGCTTCATTTCTTCCAGATTTTGAAGCTTGACTTGGTCTAAACCTACACATCAAAAACGTGAAGAAAATGCAAaacaaataatacaaataataaagATGAGTTTATTTTGGAGTAAAAAATTAACTCCAACATATTAGCAATGTGATTATTgtttcaaataataaaacatattcGAATCACGCATTGTAGAGCAAAAGTGGTGGTTTAGCTGCATGGGAGCCTCACAGTGGTTAGAGGTGGcttgttttcttcattttctccaACCTGTATCAACATTCACATTCAGAAAGAGTATATCatcttataaaatttcaaagttgtTTTGCAGTTGCTGAATCCTACAGAGTTCTTTGCTGAcattgtgattgagcatgagtGACCCTCATTTTAAACCATAAACCAACAggtaaaatatagtataatcTAAAACTCTTTATTCTATAAGATAACTACATttcatgtttttatttatttataaaatcacTTTGATTCGTGTGCAGGAAATTTCTGGGGTTTTTATGAAGAACTGCATGTTGCATTACGCAGTATACAGAAATATATTCCCCCTATGGACTCTAGCAGACTACTGCAACTCTGCAAGCGTGTATCATTACCATCAAGAATTTGCTAAATACTGCATATATATTCCATTTTAAATGTATTTGCATGTTTCATTTTCAAAATGTACCTTTATACCCTTGAAAGTGTAATATTTGTTCTTTGTTTTAGCAAGGTGGTATGTTTTACTCATCTGTTCCACTATAAGTGactcaaaacttttcgacacgaaaattaaggaaaaaatataaattggtTGGTAGGGCCTACACTTTTTCAAGGGTTAAATTTTTCTATTTGTAGAAACagaccacttatagtgggatgtcccaaaatgaaatacatgCCAATGGAGTATTATAGAAAACATTATACAAGGAAATATAAATGTTATTCAGTTTGATGAATAGGAGGAAATTCTCAcgatttatctatatatatatatattaactactcactccgtcccacgaatcttgacacgtttggttcggcacgggaattaaggacttatagattagtgttttaagagCATCTTCAAAGAAGACACTAATATACCGTTGAATGCTATTTTGCAATGGAGATGCTCTCCAATCATCTCCAGTCCGCTACTCTAAATTGAAGTTTGTGAACAGTGTCCCGCCTCCTGTAGTGGGCACTGTTCACtcctttactttttttttatgttttttattttctttttgttattttattgcatttgtttttccttttatcTTTAAAAAATACTTATCTTTACTTGATTTAATTTCTAGAATGTAATTTATTAGtttctatattatttatatttttaaattaacataaatatgtataatatttaaaatatattatatataatttaaaaatacaataacatggaatataatataaaagcaTATTAACATAAAATTACGACAAcataaattaaacataaaaacaCAATATCATAAGTATTATGTAATGTTTAATTATAAGAGTATTATGTAATTTCAGTTTTCATGTTGTTGAAATAATTTAATCGTTCtacaatatttaaatatagcacgttattaattatttcttctcaaaaatatttaaattaatttatatttgaatttgaattttaattacatttaattgaAATAGCTACCCAACCCCATCATGTcacaattttaattagttacATTTATAAGTGACACTATTTATCAAAACTCATATCACTCCTGAAATATCTTTATTGTATAATTGTATTTATGTATACCATCTCCCTAAATTATATACAAAATCATTCAAATTTGTATAATCACATTTCCAAACAAGCTCTGATATTAACTCTATAAGGTGGATATAATAGGCAAAAACCAATTTTGTAAGAATAGGGCCTTTTTATGTGAAGTAGTTGATAAAATGTCATTTTGTATTAAGGCCATTTATGTGAACGTAGTTGATAAAATGTCAATCAAGACTGCGACCGTGCAACAAATTACGCAATTATATCAGTAGTCTATGTTGATGcatgtttgttttatttttacaaaaatgtAAATATGATATGATCTAAGTTGTTCATCCGTCAAAAGATGAGATGATAGCTAATGAGGTCCTAGCTCCAATGACAAAGTTGAGGCATTGAATTTCTTTTGTAAGAGGATTTAGGTTCAATTTCACTTGCGTGTGCATAGGCGGATCTAGTATAGAGCAAAGCGGGTACAGTTGTACCCtcaaattttttataaaaagaatattattatatataaaaattaaaaaattacttttaattttttatttgtagaAGAACTAGCTAacaattttaaagaaaaataaaaaaaataaaaatcttctcATCATACCTTGTACATCAgaataagataaaaaaaaataggtatTACATATTCTTCAAGAGAAAGTTATGAATTTGGATGGTCCAAGTACTAGTAGTGTGTCATTAGAGGAGAAAGAAATAGTTTATGATCTTTTAAATTAAACAATGCACATAATATACTACTAGTTTATGTTTATGTAGCGCACCCCCAGATATTAAGTCCTGGATCGGCCACTGTGCGTGCGGATAGTTTTCCCACTTTCCGTCTATATGCGGACAATTTTTGCACCTATGTATGGTGTAAATCCCGTCTGCATGTGAGttgcttatttaattacatAATAGATACCCTTgtgtaattttaaaaaaaatgataaatatttgCACTAAAAATCATCAAGATATTAATTTGCGTAATTAAAATCGTGAGTAGTGtcgaatttataattaaatttgtggGTTCTATCGTCTCttctctccctatatatatctcCCTCACTTGCTCAGTTTCGTAAATAGCTAGCTTTTTGCATATATGATTGATTCATGTTAGGTTGCAGTGGAT includes these proteins:
- the LOC131020693 gene encoding vestitone reductase-like, with protein sequence MGDENNKGRVCVTGGSGFVGSWMVKRLLQHGYSVNTTIRMHPEKERDISSLRNLEGASERLAVFEADLDRPASFAAAIEGCVGVFHVAHPLDFEEREAEQVKIERVVNGAVGILQACLDAKTVKRVVYCSSTSAAIVINEETGGVDVIDESSWTDVEFVRSLGIFGGPYMVTKTLAEKSVLDFGEKHGLDVVAVLPTWIHGPFICPYLPDSVSIFMSFILGKKECYHQLGRTSVVHVDDVVRAHIHLFENPEAKGRYIISNVEITIEKLHEFLSAKYPEYKLPSTDEFADLKRVTIPSLSSRKLVESGFNFENGLQEMYDGAIKSCKQIGLL